One stretch of Labrenzia sp. CE80 DNA includes these proteins:
- a CDS encoding ferredoxin--NADP reductase, with translation MPKGCFGLTVTEVQHYTDSLFRFRITRPQEFRFRSGEFVMIGLPNAEKPVFRAYSVASPSWDEELEFYSIKVPDGPLTEHLQKIQPGDTVLMRKKPTGTLVNDALLPGKRVWMFSTGTGLAPFASLIRDPETYEKFETIVLVHGCRTAAELKYGEDLVASLRNDPLIGEMVDGHLFHYTTVTREDFDRQGRVTDLISSGKLFDDLGLARMGPEEDRAMICGSMAMLRDTKELCIEHGLTEGANNKPGEFVVERAFVD, from the coding sequence ATGCCAAAAGGCTGCTTCGGCCTAACTGTAACAGAGGTCCAGCACTATACGGACAGCCTGTTCCGGTTTCGCATTACCAGACCTCAGGAGTTCCGCTTTCGCTCCGGAGAATTCGTCATGATCGGCCTGCCGAATGCAGAAAAACCGGTCTTTCGAGCGTACTCTGTTGCAAGCCCGTCGTGGGATGAAGAACTCGAGTTTTACTCCATCAAGGTGCCCGACGGACCCTTGACCGAGCATCTTCAGAAGATCCAGCCCGGTGACACGGTGCTGATGCGCAAGAAGCCGACAGGCACGCTGGTCAACGATGCGCTGTTGCCCGGAAAGCGTGTCTGGATGTTCTCGACCGGCACAGGCCTCGCGCCCTTCGCAAGTCTCATCCGCGACCCGGAAACCTATGAGAAATTCGAGACCATTGTTCTGGTGCACGGCTGCCGCACAGCTGCCGAATTGAAATATGGCGAGGATCTTGTTGCCTCGCTCCGAAACGACCCCTTGATTGGTGAGATGGTGGACGGGCACCTGTTCCATTACACGACAGTGACACGCGAGGATTTCGATCGCCAGGGCCGGGTCACAGACCTGATTTCATCAGGCAAGCTGTTCGATGATCTGGGACTGGCACGAATGGGACCTGAGGAGGATCGCGCCATGATATGCGGCTCCATGGCCATGTTACGTGACACCAAAGAACTGTGCATCGAACACGGACTGACTGAGGGCGCGAACAACAAGCCCGGCGAATTTGTCGTCGAGCGTGCATTTGTCGACTAA
- a CDS encoding xanthine dehydrogenase family protein subunit M: MQFHRPETLDDALSLLSGEGARLLAGGTDFYPSLMDAPAPGPILDLRQVAVLRGIRLEGDVWRIGATTTWREVAQADLPPLFDGLKQAAREVGSIQIQNAGTIAGNLCNASPAADGVPPLLTLDASVEIAGPRGLRQLPLCDFITGVRRTALAADEIVTAVLVPNRAAVTSSFLKLGARRYLVISITMVAARVSVDEAGVISDVRLAVGACSAVAQRLPEIEALLIGAVPGDSEIRARIGSAELLGLAPLSDVRGSADYRLEAARELIVRAILLAVQGQEG; this comes from the coding sequence ATGCAATTCCACCGACCGGAAACTTTGGATGACGCGCTTTCGCTGTTGAGCGGAGAGGGCGCGCGGCTGCTTGCTGGCGGCACAGACTTCTATCCTTCACTGATGGATGCGCCTGCGCCCGGACCAATCCTGGATTTGCGCCAGGTGGCGGTCCTGCGCGGGATACGGCTTGAAGGCGATGTTTGGCGCATCGGCGCTACGACGACTTGGCGCGAGGTCGCCCAAGCGGATCTGCCCCCTCTGTTTGATGGTTTGAAACAGGCTGCCAGAGAAGTCGGGTCGATCCAGATTCAAAACGCGGGAACGATTGCTGGCAATCTTTGCAATGCATCGCCAGCCGCCGACGGTGTTCCACCGCTTCTGACTCTTGATGCATCGGTAGAGATTGCGGGTCCGCGAGGTCTTCGACAGTTGCCGCTTTGCGACTTTATCACGGGTGTACGCCGAACTGCTCTGGCTGCAGACGAGATTGTCACGGCGGTCCTTGTGCCAAATCGCGCAGCCGTGACCTCCAGCTTTTTGAAACTGGGTGCGCGCCGGTATCTGGTGATTTCGATCACCATGGTTGCTGCGCGAGTCTCAGTGGATGAAGCCGGCGTCATTTCAGATGTACGTCTTGCAGTCGGCGCATGTTCCGCGGTCGCCCAACGCTTGCCGGAAATCGAAGCGCTGCTCATAGGAGCCGTTCCAGGTGACAGCGAGATCAGGGCGCGGATTGGCAGTGCTGAACTTCTCGGCTTGGCGCCGTTGAGTGATGTGCGCGGCAGCGCTGACTACCGGCTCGAAGCAGCTCGCGAGCTGATTGTCCGGGCAATTCTTTTGGCTGTTCAGGGGCAGGAGGGATGA
- a CDS encoding molybdopterin cofactor-binding domain-containing protein, with protein MTMALLDVDDLPGISFQLNGSAVTLQAPPAERLSNALRERAGVRDVKVGCNAGDCGACTVLVDGLAVCACTTAVGQVAGGTVETLSGLVEADSHAKALVNSFQKHQAAQCGICTPGMMVSAVALLREEETPDEAEVQDALGGVLCRCTGYRKIIDAVMDAGAAGLPESGGVGAAMARIDGLAKVTGRELFGDDVAPADALALRVIRSPHHRARFSFGDLDTFKIKYGLDLILTSGDVPGDNIFGVIPGFEDQPMFAEGEVRFRGEAVAAIVGDAEIINAIDLSDFPVVWSSLPEALVPADAGSIDDLHEGREDNIMCRGFVRRGEPEEALQDAAVVVEGSFSTGFIEHGYIEPEAAFAERVGDRLEVHCCTQAPYMNRDGLARLLGLPTSSIRIVPTATGGGFGSKLDLTTQPYVALAAWKLNRPVRVTYTRTESLASTTKRHPSEITMKIGADTDGQIVGAVFDGVFNTGAYASWGPTVANRVPIHASGPYRTPNYVARSAGVHTNCPPSGAFRGFGVPQSALAQEPLYDDLANALGVDRLEFRRKNALRNGDPTVTGQVFETGMGIVECFDSLEPQWRRALEDIAAFNASNTAVKRGVGIAGGWYGCGNTSMSNPSTIKAGIKADGRVILHQGAVDIGQGSNTVISQIFATALGISIDKIEIVGADTDLTPDAGKTSASRQTFITGNAARLCGETLRAKVLRLGNVSDAAQIDIVDGTIHLSEEGEQRVVALSDLGGGEYVVEATESYDPPTLPLDENGQGDPYAVFGTTAQMAEVEVDLALGTVKLLKITAAHDVGKAINPLLVEGQVHGGVAQGIGLAMMEQFLPGRTENLHDYLIPTIGDVPPIETIIIESGDAHGPYGAKGLGEHCLIPTAPAILNAIKHASGARVSELPATPDKVRAAIRSLEAE; from the coding sequence ATGACCATGGCTCTTTTAGATGTAGATGACTTGCCCGGCATTTCCTTTCAGCTGAATGGTTCCGCAGTGACACTTCAGGCGCCTCCGGCTGAGCGGCTTTCGAACGCCTTGAGGGAACGAGCGGGTGTGCGGGACGTGAAGGTCGGCTGTAATGCCGGTGACTGCGGTGCCTGTACGGTGCTGGTGGATGGTCTGGCTGTCTGCGCCTGTACGACCGCCGTTGGTCAGGTCGCGGGCGGGACTGTCGAGACTCTCTCAGGTCTGGTTGAAGCAGATTCTCATGCGAAGGCGCTGGTGAATTCTTTTCAGAAACACCAGGCCGCCCAATGCGGGATTTGTACTCCGGGTATGATGGTGTCCGCTGTCGCGCTGCTGCGCGAGGAGGAGACACCGGATGAGGCCGAAGTTCAGGATGCCCTTGGCGGCGTGCTCTGCCGGTGCACCGGCTATCGCAAGATCATCGATGCAGTGATGGACGCGGGAGCTGCCGGGTTGCCTGAAAGTGGTGGTGTTGGCGCTGCGATGGCGCGGATTGACGGCCTCGCGAAGGTTACCGGACGGGAATTGTTTGGCGATGATGTTGCTCCGGCGGACGCCCTCGCGCTTCGTGTCATCCGCTCGCCCCATCACCGGGCACGTTTCAGCTTCGGCGATCTGGATACATTCAAAATAAAATATGGTCTAGATCTGATCCTCACATCCGGAGATGTTCCCGGCGACAATATCTTCGGGGTTATTCCGGGCTTCGAGGATCAGCCGATGTTCGCGGAAGGTGAGGTCAGGTTTCGCGGCGAGGCCGTCGCTGCCATCGTTGGGGATGCAGAGATCATCAACGCAATCGACCTGTCTGATTTCCCTGTGGTCTGGTCATCGCTGCCCGAAGCACTCGTTCCGGCAGATGCTGGGTCGATTGATGATCTTCACGAGGGCCGGGAAGACAACATCATGTGCCGCGGTTTCGTTCGCAGGGGCGAGCCCGAAGAGGCTCTTCAAGACGCCGCCGTTGTCGTTGAGGGCAGCTTTTCGACCGGTTTCATAGAACATGGTTATATCGAGCCTGAGGCTGCCTTTGCCGAGCGCGTCGGGGATCGTCTGGAAGTCCATTGCTGCACCCAGGCACCCTATATGAACAGAGATGGCCTTGCTCGGCTGCTCGGTCTGCCGACGTCATCGATCCGTATTGTGCCGACGGCTACGGGCGGTGGCTTTGGATCAAAGCTGGATCTCACCACCCAGCCTTATGTCGCGCTCGCCGCCTGGAAACTGAACAGGCCGGTGCGGGTGACCTACACCCGGACCGAGTCCCTGGCATCGACCACCAAACGTCACCCGTCTGAAATCACGATGAAAATCGGTGCGGATACGGATGGGCAAATCGTGGGGGCGGTGTTTGACGGCGTGTTCAACACCGGCGCCTATGCAAGCTGGGGTCCAACGGTCGCGAACCGGGTACCCATTCATGCGTCCGGCCCTTACAGGACGCCGAATTACGTCGCCCGCAGTGCCGGAGTTCATACCAATTGTCCTCCCTCCGGTGCCTTCCGTGGTTTTGGCGTTCCGCAATCTGCCCTGGCGCAAGAGCCGCTCTACGATGACCTGGCGAATGCTCTTGGTGTTGATCGCCTCGAATTCCGGCGCAAGAACGCCTTGCGCAATGGCGATCCGACGGTGACCGGTCAGGTTTTCGAAACAGGGATGGGAATTGTCGAATGTTTCGACAGTCTTGAGCCGCAGTGGCGCCGGGCACTTGAAGACATCGCGGCGTTCAACGCCTCTAACACTGCTGTGAAAAGAGGCGTTGGCATCGCGGGTGGTTGGTATGGCTGTGGCAACACGTCCATGTCCAACCCGTCCACGATCAAGGCGGGCATCAAGGCCGATGGACGGGTCATTCTGCATCAGGGCGCGGTTGATATCGGCCAGGGGTCGAATACGGTTATCTCCCAGATTTTTGCGACCGCCCTTGGGATCTCCATCGACAAGATAGAGATTGTCGGTGCCGACACGGATCTGACACCGGACGCGGGTAAAACCTCCGCGAGCCGTCAGACCTTCATTACAGGAAATGCAGCCCGGCTCTGCGGGGAAACCCTGCGCGCCAAGGTCCTGCGTTTGGGCAATGTTTCCGACGCCGCGCAGATCGACATCGTCGATGGTACAATTCACCTCAGCGAGGAAGGCGAGCAAAGAGTTGTTGCGCTTTCTGACCTTGGTGGCGGAGAATACGTTGTCGAGGCAACGGAAAGCTATGATCCGCCCACGCTGCCTCTCGATGAGAATGGCCAGGGCGATCCCTACGCTGTTTTTGGAACAACGGCGCAGATGGCGGAAGTTGAGGTTGATCTGGCGCTTGGGACTGTGAAGCTGCTCAAGATCACCGCTGCCCATGATGTCGGCAAAGCCATCAACCCGCTTCTCGTCGAGGGGCAGGTGCATGGTGGTGTCGCACAGGGCATCGGGTTGGCCATGATGGAGCAATTCCTGCCTGGGCGTACGGAAAACCTACATGACTACCTGATCCCGACCATCGGCGATGTTCCACCAATCGAGACCATCATCATCGAAAGCGGTGATGCGCACGGTCCCTACGGTGCAAAGGGGCTTGGGGAGCATTGTCTGATCCCCACGGCCCCGGCGATCCTCAATGCCATCAAGCACGCGAGTGGTGCGCGGGTCAGCGAGTTGCCGGCAACACCGGACAAGGTCCGCGCCGCCATCCGGTCTCTCGAGGCCGAGTGA
- a CDS encoding hydantoinase/oxoprolinase family protein, with translation MNAPHSGPVVSETAAAADSLVAGVDVGGTFTDLVLFDAGARKVRLAKTPTTLDNQASGVLNALHAADADLAAIDLIVHGTTTTTNAVLERNLCKTGLITTQGFRDVLELGRRTRPQPYGMKGEFKPVIPRDLRLEVPERFNALGEELVPLDEKALRGALQTLIDAGCEALVIHFLHSYANPGHELRAGEIAAEMWPNENITLGHALLSESREFERGVTAAINASVQPLLRRYVERLADQLAGEGYRHDVLVMNGNGGMVSARRVAIEAAKTVMSGPASGVMAAAYTGRRAGIPNLLTYDMGGTSTDVALIRDAEPAVSNEIEIEYAMPIHVPMVDVRTVGAGGGSIARVTDAGLLQVGPESAGSSPGPICYGRGGTQPTISDANLLLGRMNPDKLNSVANKISLKDIEEIFADKLGQPLKVSAIEAASAVLRIANARMADAVRMVSVSLGEDPRDFALFAFGGAGPLHATAIARELGVPRVLVPSRPGITNALGCVVADLRHDFVNTVNRPLDNVDIEAIHSLFDQQSLDGRTLIEKEAVPIEEVKEIRSVDMQFIGQTHLLRVPLEHPRPTREELQRLFEEAYFNRFHVELPEIKASLVNVNTSVIGRRQEIDLSMLIDLEGRKASLEEAVTGDRQVWFDGWMETPIYWRDHLPLDAVLQGPAIVEQMDTTIVIEPGDTASQDQDGNIIITLGTTSQGADA, from the coding sequence ATGAATGCTCCCCATTCCGGCCCAGTTGTTTCGGAAACCGCCGCCGCCGCAGACAGTCTGGTCGCAGGCGTCGATGTGGGCGGTACCTTTACCGACCTGGTGCTGTTTGATGCCGGCGCGCGAAAGGTGCGTCTCGCCAAGACGCCGACTACACTGGACAATCAGGCCTCTGGCGTCCTGAACGCGCTTCATGCCGCAGACGCCGACCTGGCAGCCATCGATCTGATCGTCCATGGAACGACGACCACCACGAATGCTGTTCTTGAGCGGAACCTCTGCAAGACCGGGCTGATCACGACGCAGGGTTTTCGGGATGTTCTGGAGCTTGGCCGGCGCACACGGCCGCAGCCCTATGGCATGAAAGGTGAGTTCAAGCCGGTCATTCCGAGAGACTTGAGACTTGAAGTACCAGAGAGGTTCAATGCGCTTGGAGAAGAGCTCGTACCGCTCGACGAGAAGGCTCTGCGAGGGGCTTTGCAGACGCTGATCGACGCGGGTTGCGAGGCGCTGGTGATTCACTTCCTGCATTCTTACGCCAATCCCGGGCATGAGCTGCGCGCCGGAGAAATCGCTGCGGAGATGTGGCCGAATGAAAACATCACTCTTGGCCATGCGCTTTTGTCTGAAAGTCGCGAATTTGAGCGCGGCGTCACGGCGGCGATCAATGCTTCGGTTCAGCCGCTCTTGCGCCGCTATGTCGAGCGGCTTGCGGATCAGCTGGCTGGGGAAGGCTACCGGCACGACGTGCTGGTAATGAACGGCAACGGTGGCATGGTTTCGGCCCGGCGGGTTGCGATTGAAGCCGCCAAGACCGTCATGTCCGGCCCGGCGTCTGGCGTCATGGCTGCCGCCTATACGGGGCGGCGCGCTGGCATCCCAAACCTTCTGACCTATGACATGGGTGGAACATCGACGGACGTGGCGCTGATTCGCGATGCGGAACCTGCGGTCTCCAATGAGATCGAGATCGAATATGCCATGCCGATCCATGTGCCCATGGTCGACGTGCGCACCGTGGGGGCAGGTGGTGGATCCATTGCCCGTGTCACGGATGCCGGTCTTCTGCAGGTTGGGCCCGAGAGCGCCGGGTCGTCTCCGGGGCCGATTTGTTATGGCAGGGGCGGGACACAGCCGACGATTTCAGATGCGAATTTGCTGCTTGGCCGCATGAACCCCGACAAGTTGAACTCTGTGGCGAACAAGATCTCTTTGAAAGACATTGAAGAGATCTTTGCCGATAAGCTGGGCCAGCCGCTCAAAGTTTCCGCGATCGAAGCCGCATCTGCGGTTCTGCGCATCGCCAATGCAAGGATGGCCGACGCTGTCCGGATGGTTTCGGTCAGCCTTGGTGAAGATCCGAGAGATTTCGCACTTTTTGCCTTCGGCGGTGCGGGGCCCTTGCACGCGACGGCGATTGCCCGCGAGCTGGGCGTGCCTCGCGTTCTGGTTCCTTCTCGCCCAGGCATCACCAATGCACTCGGATGCGTGGTCGCTGATCTGCGCCACGACTTCGTAAATACGGTGAACAGACCGTTAGATAATGTTGATATTGAAGCGATTCATTCTCTTTTCGATCAGCAGTCACTTGATGGTAGAACCCTGATCGAAAAGGAAGCCGTGCCGATCGAAGAGGTCAAGGAGATCCGATCTGTCGACATGCAATTTATCGGGCAGACCCATCTCTTGCGGGTGCCGCTGGAACATCCGCGTCCAACGCGAGAAGAGCTTCAGCGCCTGTTTGAGGAAGCCTACTTCAATCGCTTCCACGTCGAACTTCCTGAAATCAAGGCGAGCCTTGTCAACGTCAATACCTCTGTAATCGGTCGCCGGCAGGAGATCGATCTGTCCATGTTGATCGATCTTGAAGGGCGCAAAGCCTCGCTGGAAGAGGCGGTCACCGGCGATCGCCAGGTCTGGTTCGACGGATGGATGGAAACACCAATCTACTGGCGCGATCACCTGCCGTTGGATGCAGTGTTGCAGGGGCCGGCGATCGTGGAGCAGATGGACACGACAATCGTCATCGAACCGGGCGATACGGCATCTCAGGATCAGGACGGCAATATCATCATCACCCTTGGAACAACCTCTCAGGGAGCAGACGCATGA
- a CDS encoding hydantoinase B/oxoprolinase family protein, protein MSIDPITLSVIQSGLQQVCDEMDLSFSRAAFSPVIAEANDRSDGIYSAEDGSLIAQGAGGLPVFVGTMQYSTRTLIEMIAAGTVAAPKPGDIYIVNDPYLGGTHLMDVRFAMPFYRGGEIYCWLSNTGHWPDTGGAVPGGFSASATSVEQEGLRLPPVRLFKEGVLDTEIYSIICSNIRVSEQRIGDVKAQAAALLVGQERLNRILDRYGDDVVSEAIAELRRRASDQMRANIALIPDGTYTSTAYVDSDGVVDEPLEIKLEVTARGGELTFDFSGSSKPCMGPMNSVLATTLSSVYLAMRHIFPDVPISAGAFEPLNVKTPEGTFLDAHYPRPVSGCAAEVSQRIAEAVFAALVEALPDRVTAAPAGSSGNFALGGHDPERDRNFVMYQISGGGYGGNSDHDGLANGCSTIGISKAPPVEIMEQQFPVLYHRYALREGSGGAGKQRGGFGLDYEIELLRGHATASFVMDHGRFGPQGALGGEDGMPNSVVVWQGGKAIVPEHLSKAQDIPLKPGDRVRVGTPGGGGYGDPTERDPKLIAEDVRLGRYSAAQAAELFGVSSAELPSD, encoded by the coding sequence ATGAGCATTGATCCGATCACCCTCAGCGTCATTCAGTCCGGGCTGCAACAAGTCTGCGACGAGATGGACCTGAGCTTTTCCCGAGCAGCCTTTTCTCCCGTGATTGCGGAGGCAAACGACCGCTCGGATGGCATCTATTCGGCGGAAGACGGTTCGCTGATCGCTCAGGGCGCAGGCGGCCTGCCGGTGTTCGTCGGGACCATGCAGTATTCGACGCGCACCCTGATCGAAATGATCGCCGCTGGCACTGTTGCAGCGCCTAAGCCAGGCGATATTTACATCGTCAACGATCCCTATCTTGGCGGGACACACCTGATGGATGTCCGCTTTGCCATGCCGTTCTACCGGGGCGGCGAGATCTATTGCTGGCTTTCCAATACGGGGCACTGGCCCGATACCGGCGGTGCGGTACCAGGCGGGTTTTCTGCGTCGGCCACGTCCGTGGAACAGGAAGGTCTGCGCCTGCCGCCGGTCCGCCTGTTCAAGGAAGGCGTGCTCGACACCGAGATCTATTCGATCATTTGCTCGAACATTCGCGTGTCTGAACAGCGCATTGGCGATGTGAAGGCTCAGGCGGCCGCCTTGCTTGTGGGGCAGGAGCGTCTCAATCGCATTCTGGACCGCTATGGCGACGATGTGGTGAGCGAGGCGATCGCCGAGCTTCGCCGTCGTGCCAGCGATCAGATGCGTGCCAACATCGCCTTGATCCCGGATGGGACTTATACGTCGACAGCCTATGTGGACAGCGATGGTGTCGTGGACGAGCCGCTCGAGATCAAGCTGGAGGTCACCGCTCGTGGCGGCGAGCTCACATTTGATTTCAGCGGATCGTCCAAGCCTTGCATGGGCCCGATGAATTCCGTTCTCGCGACCACGCTTTCCTCGGTCTACCTTGCGATGAGGCATATCTTCCCGGATGTGCCGATCAGCGCCGGGGCCTTTGAGCCACTGAATGTGAAGACGCCCGAAGGTACTTTTCTGGATGCCCATTATCCGCGACCGGTTTCCGGCTGCGCGGCCGAGGTCAGCCAGCGGATTGCCGAGGCGGTCTTTGCGGCGCTCGTCGAGGCCTTGCCGGATCGTGTCACCGCAGCACCTGCCGGTAGCTCTGGCAATTTCGCGCTTGGCGGTCATGATCCCGAGCGGGATCGGAACTTTGTCATGTATCAGATCTCTGGTGGTGGTTACGGCGGCAACAGCGATCATGACGGTCTGGCCAACGGTTGCTCGACCATCGGCATTTCCAAGGCGCCTCCGGTCGAAATCATGGAGCAGCAATTCCCCGTGCTTTATCATCGCTATGCTCTTCGGGAAGGTTCGGGAGGCGCAGGCAAGCAGCGCGGCGGGTTCGGCCTCGACTACGAGATTGAGCTTCTGCGCGGCCATGCCACCGCCAGCTTCGTCATGGATCACGGCCGCTTCGGACCTCAGGGCGCACTCGGCGGAGAAGATGGCATGCCCAATTCGGTCGTCGTCTGGCAGGGGGGCAAGGCGATTGTTCCCGAGCACCTCTCCAAGGCGCAGGACATTCCCCTGAAACCTGGCGACCGCGTTCGTGTCGGCACGCCCGGCGGTGGTGGCTACGGCGATCCCACGGAAAGAGATCCCAAGCTGATCGCGGAAGATGTTCGGCTCGGGCGCTATAGCGCGGCGCAAGCGGCGGAACTCTTTGGTGTCTCATCTGCCGAGTTGCCGAGCGACTGA
- a CDS encoding ABC transporter permease: MNKGTGGGVIAAGFSLLFFSFLFGPLIIMVITAFNSSSFPRITPWECFTTEWFAVLIGNDRLMNGLANSLFIGVGVVLISVPIGLAGALALSEMGPRLRAALYTVLITPILIPGVVLGISTIVFWGALGRGVGADYGSIFYDGMFLTLAGQVTFISAYAMLVFLARLQRFDPTLTEAALDLGASPGQAFRKILLPFLSPAIGSAAFLTFLASFENYNTTVFTILSGNTFTTTLASKVRHGTDPSLSALAVIIIAITLVGAMVHEAHTRRSQALRDGSAARSKIYGNPVLRVIVHPLCVFAILIGSISFLAYQGSQYDASVCKQQVLDEKRARQEQLLEEQRQRIKAQKEAAGATETETSVKKSPSAFGGAFGGAAPKPVETPKSPSPFGNAFGSGTLAPKTD, encoded by the coding sequence ATGAACAAGGGCACTGGCGGCGGCGTTATCGCGGCGGGGTTCTCCCTGCTCTTCTTCAGCTTCCTGTTCGGACCGCTGATCATCATGGTGATCACGGCCTTCAACTCCTCTTCCTTTCCCAGGATCACACCCTGGGAGTGTTTCACGACCGAATGGTTCGCAGTTCTGATCGGCAACGATCGCCTGATGAACGGCCTCGCCAACAGTCTGTTCATCGGCGTCGGCGTGGTGCTCATCTCGGTCCCCATCGGCCTGGCCGGTGCACTGGCGTTGTCGGAAATGGGACCGCGCCTTCGCGCAGCCCTCTACACCGTTCTGATCACACCGATCCTCATTCCGGGCGTCGTGCTCGGCATCTCGACAATCGTTTTTTGGGGCGCACTCGGGCGGGGCGTCGGAGCTGACTATGGCTCGATCTTTTACGACGGGATGTTCCTGACGCTTGCGGGTCAGGTCACCTTCATCTCGGCCTACGCCATGCTTGTCTTCCTGGCACGGCTACAGCGTTTCGATCCGACATTGACGGAAGCAGCTCTTGACCTCGGCGCGTCACCCGGCCAGGCCTTCCGCAAAATCCTGCTGCCGTTCCTGAGCCCGGCCATCGGATCAGCGGCGTTTCTGACCTTCCTGGCCTCGTTCGAGAACTACAACACCACGGTCTTCACGATCCTGTCGGGCAATACGTTCACCACGACGCTCGCGTCCAAGGTGCGCCATGGCACAGATCCGTCCTTGTCCGCGCTCGCGGTGATCATCATTGCGATCACTCTTGTCGGCGCAATGGTCCATGAGGCTCACACACGCCGCAGCCAGGCGCTGCGTGACGGTTCTGCGGCCCGCTCCAAGATCTATGGCAATCCGGTGTTGCGGGTCATCGTCCACCCGCTCTGTGTCTTTGCCATCCTGATTGGCTCCATCAGCTTCCTGGCGTATCAGGGCAGCCAGTATGATGCGTCGGTCTGCAAGCAGCAGGTCCTGGATGAAAAGCGCGCACGCCAGGAACAGCTCCTCGAGGAACAACGCCAGCGCATCAAGGCGCAAAAGGAAGCCGCTGGAGCGACAGAAACCGAGACCTCGGTGAAAAAGAGCCCGTCGGCCTTTGGTGGTGCCTTCGGCGGCGCAGCTCCTAAACCGGTCGAAACGCCAAAGAGCCCCTCACCTTTTGGCAACGCCTTCGGGTCAGGCACGCTTGCTCCCAAAACCGACTGA